In Xanthocytophaga agilis, a genomic segment contains:
- a CDS encoding AraC family ligand binding domain-containing protein, with amino-acid sequence MKTQNSLYKRIRLSTLDNLELLIAKEYTDSFPAHSHNTFCLSLIDQGTFSENNILATPGTIHLTPPDKLHTNELVHESGYSFKTFYISPDLLKSLHASQPIYFEMSVISDPELYNSFQEIVQDFGNQSPAPIGALQEIVKKLLIRYAVDKPEEEKYESATIVRELQMYIHEHLEEKISLELLACRARLGKFKLLRLFQKYTGLSLLLILFFSVLKKPNHC; translated from the coding sequence AGACTCTCAACACTGGATAATCTGGAGTTATTGATAGCAAAAGAATATACAGATAGTTTTCCAGCCCACAGCCATAATACCTTCTGTCTGTCTTTGATTGATCAGGGCACTTTCAGTGAAAACAATATATTGGCAACACCCGGCACTATTCATCTCACACCTCCGGATAAGTTACATACGAATGAACTTGTACATGAATCAGGTTATTCATTCAAAACTTTTTACATAAGTCCGGATCTGTTAAAATCACTCCATGCATCTCAACCCATTTATTTTGAGATGTCTGTAATATCAGATCCGGAGCTATACAATTCATTCCAAGAAATCGTACAAGATTTTGGGAATCAATCACCTGCACCTATAGGTGCACTACAGGAAATAGTAAAAAAGCTCCTTATCAGATACGCAGTGGACAAACCAGAAGAAGAAAAGTATGAATCTGCCACAATAGTCAGAGAATTACAGATGTATATCCATGAACATCTTGAGGAAAAAATTTCTCTGGAGCTTTTAGCTTGTAGGGCAAGGCTTGGGAAATTCAAGCTGTTACGCTTATTTCAGAAATATACAGGTCTGTCCCTATTGCTTATATTATTCTTCAGCGTATTGAAAAAGCCAAATCACTGTTAA
- a CDS encoding helix-turn-helix domain-containing protein has translation MLKSGYPVVEAALETGFYDQSHFTSYFKYYVGVPPVTYQNACNILQDQK, from the coding sequence CTGTTAAAAAGTGGCTACCCTGTGGTAGAAGCTGCATTGGAAACAGGATTCTATGATCAGAGTCATTTCACCAGTTATTTCAAATACTATGTTGGCGTCCCTCCTGTGACATATCAGAATGCCTGCAATATTTTACAAGACCAGAAATAG